A window from Solanum stenotomum isolate F172 chromosome 7, ASM1918654v1, whole genome shotgun sequence encodes these proteins:
- the LOC125871448 gene encoding cytochrome b5, with protein sequence MAKVYTLAEVSQHNSAKDCWLVISGKVYDVTKFLDDHPGGDEVLISSTGKDATDDFEDIGHSSSARAMLDEYYVGDIDSATIPTKTKYTPPKQPQYNQDKTSEFIVKLLQFLVPLIILGVAFGIRFYTKQSAA encoded by the exons ATGGCTAAGGTCTACACTTTGGCTGAGGTCTCCCAGCACAACAGCGCTAAGGATTGTTGGTTGGTTATTAGTGGCAAG GTATATGATGTAACAAAATTCTTGGATGACCACCCTGGAGGTGATGAGGTTCTGATATCTTCAACTG GAAAGGATGCGACTGATGATTTTGAGGATATTGGCCACAGCAGCAGTGCTCGAGCAATGTTGGATGAGTACTATGTAGGTGATATTGATTCAGCAACCATTCCCACCAAAACCAAGTATACTCCTCCCAAGCAGCCTCAGTACAACCAGGACAAAACATCAGAGTTCATCGTCAAGCTCCTCCAGTTCTTAGTTCCCCTGATTATTTTGGGTGTGGCTTTTGGCATCCGTTTCTATACCAAACAGTCAGCAGCTTGA